In Montipora capricornis isolate CH-2021 chromosome 4, ASM3666992v2, whole genome shotgun sequence, the DNA window ataggcacttcaACACATTCTTCTTTCTACATGTACTCACACGACttaattttctccaaaatacaGATGAAAGTGCTGGGCGCCCCCTGATTACCTCTTTGGTATTGTTTATCACTGGAAGTACAATTATTGATCCTCAAGAGagttttgaagttgtattccAGACGAACACCAAGAAGAAGTTGCTTGAGGCAGATACCTGTTTTAATCGAGTACTCATTCCAACATCTCACAAGAGTTATGAAGAATTTGCAGATGCTTGCAAATTGTCTGTGATGGCAGGTGCAACAGGCTATGGGAGGTTTTAGTTGCCTTCCATGACATGCTTTAATACCACATGTTCTTccttaatgttgttttgtttcattacgttagaaaaatacatgtaacattCCAGGTTTTTTGACGACATTACATGTACCGTGGATAAAATACTAACTGTTATTGAAGAGGTGTTGGTGACGTGTTACACTGACACGGTAACATTGTTGTATAATTGAACTGGACAGTTTCACTCTAATTATGGTTTCATGTTGATGTTATTGACAAAAGCATTATTCTCTAGAAGTAAAAGTAAACATTGGGTGACCCCTCTTCTATAAATTACATGACTTGAGTAATATATTTTGCAAAAGTTGTATCTCAGTGGAATTCAACATTATTTGACGGTAAAAGACAGGGGTCACAGAACTGTTTTTGAGTTTTGCATTAAAGCACAAGTGTTTTTTGATATGTGAAGATGATCATTACTGGTAGTTTTACAGTCCTATAGGAAATTTAAGGACAGTTCAAGGGCTTGTTCAAAAAGGTCAATACCATGGTTGGAAGATTCTTTCAGTGGATCGATGAGACGGTTCAACAGCAAGTTTAAATCCTCAGGGAATGGCACAATAAGTTCAGGAATAGTAATTCCTTCTGTATTAGACTCCTGTAAACTTCCCCATTCCACTGAGGGTGCTGGACCATCCCAGTCTATTCCAAATGACATCAGCTCATCCTGGAGCACACAAAAAATTATAGTTTTTGTTTGAGAAAGAAGTTGAAAGAGGTCAGCTGTTCAAATTGTTTAAAAGGAAGTATGCGATAGTCATCACTCCTAAATTTACACAGCAGGGTCAGGTTGGCTCCGGTGAGTCCACCTTCCTAAATTTCAGCCTTACCAGCAAATTTATGGATGTTAATAAATTATATTACCGGTAATTAATAAGTTCACTAGTAAAATATGACATCAGTCCATTATGAATGTACACAGCCAACTTACATTAATACTTACAGCAGTTCTTGGCTCCCACATCTCTCTTGCTGCTCTATGGTTGCTGCTGGCCATGTCAAACATTCCTGAAATCCATAGTTGTATGGGAGTCTTACTCCTCTCAGTTGATAGTCCATGGTTATTCCATCCCTGAGAAAATTCTGAGAGATGTCTGCTGATACGTGGGATGTAAACGAAGTGTAAGCAAAACAGGTGGATCTCATTTTTTGGATCAAGAAGGCCAACACCTTCCATAAAATGAAACAACCAGTAATACTTGAATGTGCACGCATAGTACACATCTCTCCATAACCTTTCAATGCGTTGATTGTGCACACTTCGACCCGTTATGTGACTTCCACGATTCTACCCCCTATCAGGGTGATTCAGCATGTATCTTGCAATATCAACATTCTCGACTCCTTGGTCTGACCTTACACGACTTGGAAGGCCATACTTCTCAACAGCCCCAACAAATTCTCCCAAAGCAGTGACAGCTCGATTGTTATTGTGACAATTTAGGTATGTAATGCAACGGGAATAACCATCTACTCCTCCATGTATAACAATTCGCCATCTAATTACAGTggggaaaaaagcaaaaataaagttaagtgAGCCAACTTTGTTGAGTTCTACAAGTGCAGTAAAcagaaaaaattctgaaaatttatAGAAGGAACcctttgaaacaaaatataataGTGTGGGTGAAAAGATTTAATGAATTATCGCAGCATTTCATTTTTCTCTGAATTATCGGATTAACATTACTGAGTATCAATATCACAATACTGAATACCCTGCGATATAAACCGTTTCAATTTATAACTTCTTGTGATTGCCTTTCGTCTGGCAGTGTAATAAGGCAGAAAATGAAATCTGTCAATATATTTTATtaacaaatcaatttttttaaggCTGAAGCGCCATATCTGAGATACTTATTTAACTGCAATTCCGATTCTTACCTTATCAGTTTATGGTTTGTATCGATATGCCACAAAGCATTAGGCCCATAGACTCTGTATTCCCGTCGGTGGATGATCTTCAATTGTAAGGACCGCATGATTACCCCTTCAACATCCACTCTTCTGAGGCTTTCCATGACTCGGCGCTGTTGGATGCGATATCCTCTTGAACGTAGAACGCCGAGTACCATCCTGTAACCACTCTGACAAAAGTCCTTCTTTATGTCCTTTACAACTTCGTCAAGCTCCTCATCAGACATAGCCGTGAAACTCTCTGATAAGGGTAGGTCGTACTCTTGCAATCTCCTCCGCAAGGTTGCCTCACTAACACCCAGCATGGCGGCCATTTGCACTGCATTGAAACTGTAATGCTTAAAATACTCAACTTGTTGCCTTGTTATGTTGTAACGAGGTCGTCCACGATTCCCAGTGAAAACCTTGTCAGATTGAAAGCCTTGAGCAGTTGCTTGTAGTTCACTACCTATCAGACACTTGGCTTCGGAGAGAAGCGAAAATATTTCTGCCTCGACGCTAAATACTTGAACACACAGAGCTAATATGTGTTCAACTCTAT includes these proteins:
- the LOC138047050 gene encoding uncharacterized protein, yielding MAANDARSSVCSMLQEISRKLITRNLRSDEIDYIYFTIDRVEHILALCVQVFSVEAEIFSLLSEAKCLIGSELQATAQGFQSDKVFTGNRGRPRYNITRQQVEYFKHYSFNAVQMAAMLGVSEATLRRRLQEYDLPLSESFTAMSDEELDEVVKDIKKDFCQSGYRMVLGVLRSRGYRIQQRRVMESLRRVDVEGVIMRSLQLKIIHRREYRVYGPNALWHIDTNHKLIRWRIVIHGGVDGYSRCITYLNCHNNNRAVTALGEFVGAVEKYGLPSRVRSDQGVENVDIARYMLNHPDRG